The Prevotella sp. oral taxon 299 str. F0039 genome has a segment encoding these proteins:
- a CDS encoding RagB/SusD family nutrient uptake outer membrane protein gives MIIKKKKALWASIGATAAMSLLLSSCLSEPMKDRISPEDSYNNPTRLYLNTVGTLYNYIGGNEDSNGLQGTYRGVYDYNTFTSDEAIIPIRGGDWYDGGFWERLFTQQWNEKDRELYATWCYLYKVVMLCNQSSEALKAHKAVLTDEQFQSYNAEIRALRAMYYFYLLDMFGNIPLVTSTSLKVNEVTKTPRNEVFSFVFKELQEASKHLANEHSNYEGAYYGRITKPVAHFLLAKLALNAEVYTCNNPGREARKNGASIYFDVEGSKKNAWETTQYYCNEITKAGYSLESSYASNFKVYNETSKENIFTIPMDKNKYANQFQYLFRSRNYNHGRALGLGAENGACATVSTVKAFGYGTTSVDPRYELNFYSDTVKVDNKVVRNEDGTPLIYLPLAVELNLTYSPYVKNAGARMRKYEIDRKAYSDGKLQDNDIVLFRYADVLLMQAEAKVRNGESGDNELNIVRQRVGASNRKATLENILNERLMELMWEGWRRSDLIRFNKFNKDTTGKSEDKTLFPIPYEAKELNPNLK, from the coding sequence ATGATTATAAAGAAGAAAAAAGCCCTTTGGGCATCTATTGGCGCAACAGCTGCAATGTCGTTGTTATTGAGTTCTTGCTTATCAGAGCCCATGAAAGACCGCATTTCGCCCGAAGATAGCTACAACAACCCCACCCGTTTATATCTCAACACAGTGGGAACACTCTATAATTACATTGGCGGAAACGAAGATAGCAACGGACTTCAGGGCACATATAGAGGTGTTTACGATTATAATACCTTTACAAGTGATGAGGCAATTATACCTATTCGAGGGGGAGATTGGTATGATGGAGGCTTTTGGGAGCGTCTTTTTACACAACAATGGAACGAAAAAGATCGCGAACTTTATGCCACTTGGTGCTATCTCTACAAAGTGGTTATGCTCTGTAATCAATCGTCTGAGGCTCTAAAAGCACATAAAGCAGTGCTCACCGACGAACAATTTCAAAGCTATAACGCTGAAATTAGAGCGTTAAGAGCGATGTATTATTTCTATCTTTTGGATATGTTTGGCAACATTCCTTTAGTTACTTCTACCTCGTTAAAGGTGAATGAGGTGACCAAAACGCCCCGAAATGAGGTCTTTTCGTTTGTGTTTAAAGAGCTACAAGAGGCTAGTAAGCATCTTGCTAACGAACATTCGAACTACGAAGGTGCCTATTATGGTAGAATAACCAAGCCTGTTGCGCATTTCTTATTGGCTAAATTGGCTCTAAATGCAGAGGTTTATACTTGCAATAATCCTGGAAGGGAGGCAAGAAAGAATGGAGCTTCGATTTATTTTGATGTTGAAGGAAGTAAGAAGAACGCATGGGAAACCACTCAATATTATTGCAACGAGATAACCAAAGCAGGTTATTCCCTCGAAAGTAGCTATGCTTCGAACTTTAAGGTGTATAACGAAACATCTAAAGAAAATATCTTTACCATTCCAATGGATAAGAATAAATATGCTAATCAGTTTCAATATTTATTCAGATCACGCAACTACAACCATGGAAGAGCATTGGGATTAGGTGCTGAGAATGGTGCTTGCGCCACTGTTTCTACGGTAAAAGCATTTGGATATGGCACCACTTCGGTGGATCCACGCTACGAATTGAACTTCTATTCGGATACAGTTAAGGTAGACAATAAGGTCGTTCGCAACGAAGATGGCACACCTTTAATTTATCTTCCACTTGCTGTTGAACTAAATTTAACCTACTCTCCCTATGTAAAAAATGCAGGGGCGAGAATGAGGAAATACGAAATAGACCGCAAAGCATACTCTGATGGTAAGCTACAAGACAACGATATCGTTCTATTTAGATATGCTGATGTACTGTTGATGCAGGCTGAAGCCAAGGTGAGAAATGGTGAATCGGGCGATAATGAACTGAATATTGTGCGTCAAAGAGTGGGTGCCTCGAATAGAAAAGCTACACTTGAAAACATCTTAAATGAACGACTTATGGAATTGATGTGGGAAGGTTGGCGTCGTTCTGACCTCATTCGATTCAATAAATTCAATAAAGATACAACAGGAAAGAGTGAAGATAAGACGCTATTTCCTATCCCTTACGAAGCTAAAGAGCTGAATCCAAACTTAAAATAA
- a CDS encoding SusC/RagA family TonB-linked outer membrane protein: MLLFRSISTLSLLTYCTIALSNGDYSSVGSINPTKHKRKKVVTKTTYSIKKLKNESFDKRFIAAPLDILRGKVPGVNIAHSGAERLAMLNSVRVRGTTSVTAGNDPLVIIDGVSSDLASLSTIYPADIASFTILKNASETAIYGSRGASGVILVTTKKGAAGKFKISYDTNIGVEHTTSEIEVLNGSQYISTAKALNQFAIDGGYNTNFQKEITRIGLIQNHHLAFSGGVDESNYRASVSYSGHEMVVKNNNYNNLTAKFDLNQKAFDNVLTINLGVFGSSTSAKNLADIRKLIYSSIAQNPTYPAHRNASGGWDLNSGASQIPPPLAYNSIQDHENGINFITHINFDVAVAQPLHLKLFSSYAFNSLEHNQYFPLATEAQGKAYRQERKTEDWLINFAAQFHQKWGAHVLDLEAQTEYQKSTRTAFNTTVKGFMNDEWGYNNLGAGSIHPQEGTFSSYASPSLLSFLLTSKYKLLNTYTLSATLRADGSSLVSPKNRWGFFPSVALEWDIKREPWLRYNRVINALTLKTSYGMSGNLGGIQSYNAQFAQLPAGVVPYLGVPTITLGHLKNINPDLKWENKNSFNIGFETALWQNKLVFTAEYYYSKTRNMLYNYQVSVPPFVYNTLLANIGSMSNSGFELGLGLTPIETKDLSLNINLNVAFQKNKLLSLSGTYRGENLSSPNVTPIASLDGAGFHGGQNNIVYQIVGQPLGVFYLPHSKGLATNQDGSKRYNIVDLDNNNDINIEDGGDRYIAGQAIPKATLGSNISIRYKNWDASLQMNGAFGHKIYNATALSMMNMSSFPDYNVMRKAPEMNIKDQRATDYWLEKGDYLNFDYLTLGYNFDIKNKFISALRLSLSVNNLATITSYSGVSPMINSFIVGKTLGIEDKNTYPTYRSYSISVGIQF, from the coding sequence ATGCTATTATTTCGTTCCATCTCTACTCTTTCACTCCTCACTTATTGCACAATAGCATTGAGTAATGGGGATTATAGTTCGGTAGGATCTATCAATCCTACAAAACACAAGCGTAAAAAAGTAGTGACTAAGACGACTTATAGCATTAAGAAGCTTAAAAATGAAAGTTTCGATAAGCGTTTTATTGCCGCCCCATTAGATATTCTTCGTGGTAAAGTTCCAGGTGTAAACATTGCCCACAGCGGTGCAGAACGCCTCGCAATGCTCAATAGTGTGCGTGTTAGAGGAACCACTTCGGTAACTGCAGGCAATGATCCTTTGGTGATTATCGATGGTGTTTCGAGCGATCTTGCATCACTTTCAACCATTTATCCCGCTGATATTGCCTCGTTCACCATATTGAAAAACGCCTCAGAAACAGCCATTTATGGTTCAAGAGGTGCATCGGGTGTGATTTTAGTAACAACAAAAAAGGGTGCAGCAGGAAAGTTTAAGATTTCATACGACACCAATATAGGCGTTGAACACACTACTTCTGAGATTGAAGTTTTAAACGGATCACAATATATTTCCACAGCCAAAGCACTCAATCAGTTTGCTATTGACGGCGGATATAACACCAACTTTCAAAAAGAAATTACTCGAATTGGACTCATACAGAACCACCATCTTGCCTTTAGTGGAGGTGTTGATGAATCGAACTATCGTGCTTCTGTGAGCTATTCGGGACACGAAATGGTTGTAAAGAACAACAACTATAACAATTTAACAGCTAAATTCGACCTTAACCAAAAAGCGTTCGACAACGTACTAACCATTAATTTAGGCGTGTTTGGCTCGTCTACGTCTGCCAAAAACCTTGCAGACATACGCAAACTCATTTATTCTTCTATTGCACAAAATCCCACTTATCCTGCGCATCGCAATGCTTCTGGGGGCTGGGATCTTAACTCTGGGGCCTCACAAATACCTCCTCCACTTGCATATAACAGCATTCAAGACCACGAAAATGGTATTAATTTCATCACACATATCAACTTTGACGTGGCAGTTGCACAACCTTTGCATCTAAAACTATTCAGCTCGTATGCCTTTAACAGCTTAGAACACAACCAATATTTCCCTCTTGCAACCGAAGCACAAGGTAAAGCGTATCGACAAGAACGCAAAACAGAAGACTGGTTGATTAATTTTGCAGCACAATTCCATCAAAAATGGGGCGCACATGTATTAGATTTAGAGGCTCAAACCGAATATCAAAAGAGCACAAGAACGGCTTTTAACACCACAGTTAAGGGATTTATGAATGACGAATGGGGCTATAATAACCTCGGAGCAGGCTCTATTCACCCTCAAGAAGGCACCTTTAGCAGTTATGCAAGTCCGTCTTTACTATCGTTTTTGCTTACTTCTAAATACAAACTACTCAATACCTACACTTTAAGTGCAACCCTCAGAGCAGATGGTTCGTCGCTTGTTTCACCCAAAAACCGCTGGGGTTTCTTCCCTTCTGTTGCGCTCGAATGGGATATAAAGAGAGAACCTTGGCTAAGATACAATCGTGTTATTAACGCATTAACACTCAAAACGAGTTATGGTATGAGTGGAAACTTAGGTGGAATACAATCGTATAACGCTCAATTTGCGCAGCTTCCTGCTGGAGTTGTGCCCTATTTGGGAGTTCCAACCATTACTCTTGGACACTTAAAGAATATCAATCCCGATTTAAAATGGGAGAACAAAAACTCTTTTAACATTGGATTTGAAACAGCATTGTGGCAGAATAAGCTTGTATTCACAGCCGAATACTATTATTCTAAGACCCGAAACATGCTTTATAACTATCAAGTTAGCGTGCCACCATTCGTTTATAACACGCTATTAGCAAACATTGGTAGCATGAGTAACAGCGGTTTTGAGTTGGGATTAGGTCTCACTCCTATTGAGACAAAAGACCTATCGCTCAATATTAACTTGAATGTTGCTTTCCAAAAGAATAAACTTTTATCACTAAGTGGTACCTATAGAGGTGAAAATTTATCATCACCTAACGTCACTCCGATAGCTTCTTTGGATGGAGCAGGATTCCATGGAGGGCAAAATAACATTGTATATCAAATCGTAGGGCAACCTCTTGGCGTGTTTTATCTACCTCATTCAAAGGGATTAGCAACCAATCAAGATGGCTCAAAGCGATATAATATCGTCGACTTAGATAACAATAACGATATAAACATTGAAGATGGAGGAGATAGATACATTGCAGGTCAAGCAATTCCCAAAGCAACTTTGGGTTCAAACATCAGTATTCGTTACAAAAACTGGGACGCATCGCTCCAAATGAATGGTGCTTTTGGCCATAAAATCTACAACGCAACGGCTTTAAGTATGATGAATATGAGCAGCTTTCCTGATTATAATGTAATGAGAAAAGCACCCGAAATGAACATAAAAGACCAAAGAGCCACCGACTATTGGCTTGAAAAAGGCGACTATCTCAACTTCGATTATCTTACATTGGGCTATAATTTCGATATAAAAAATAAGTTTATTAGCGCACTTCGACTATCACTTAGCGTGAATAATTTAGCCACCATAACCAGTTATAGTGGTGTTTCGCCAATGATAAATAGCTTTATTGTAGGCAAAACACTTGGTATTGAAGATAAAAACACTTATCCAACCTATCGTAGTTATTCAATAAGTGTGGGTATTCAGTTCTAA
- a CDS encoding FMN-binding protein — protein MKRKYFSLILGASFALFSLTLMSASTEDQVITKENGVTIVNTTSLTKDVKGFKGATPVKIFIKKNKVIKVEALPNKETPKFFARLKDLLTAWDGKSVSKASKTEPDAVSGATYSSNAVIKNVQTGLKYYQDNK, from the coding sequence ATGAAAAGAAAGTATTTTAGTTTAATTTTAGGCGCAAGTTTCGCCCTATTCTCACTCACTTTGATGAGTGCATCAACCGAAGATCAGGTAATAACAAAAGAAAACGGAGTGACTATCGTTAACACTACCAGTTTAACAAAAGACGTAAAAGGATTTAAAGGTGCAACACCTGTAAAGATTTTCATCAAGAAAAACAAGGTAATAAAGGTAGAAGCCCTTCCCAATAAAGAAACTCCTAAGTTCTTTGCACGCTTAAAAGACCTCTTAACTGCATGGGACGGAAAGAGCGTAAGCAAAGCAAGTAAAACCGAACCTGATGCTGTTAGCGGCGCAACTTACTCGTCAAACGCAGTTATAAAGAATGTCCAAACAGGCTTAAAATATTACCAAGATAATAAATAA